One Drosophila subobscura isolate 14011-0131.10 chromosome U, UCBerk_Dsub_1.0, whole genome shotgun sequence DNA window includes the following coding sequences:
- the LOC117901909 gene encoding juvenile hormone acid O-methyltransferase: MNQASLYQNANQVQRHDAKLILEEFASTLQWRSDGEDALLDVGSGSGNVLMDFVKPLMPQGAQLVGTDISSQMVGFASKHYQTEERTQFRVLDIGCKRLPQELSGRFDHVTSFYCLHWVQNLRGALGNIYDLLRPEGGDCLLVFLASNPVYEVYKILQLNEKWSGYMQDVEQFISPLHYSSNPGEEFSQLLNEVGFIQHNVEIRSEVFVYEGVRTLKDNVKAICPFLERMPAALHEDFLDDFIQIVISMNLQQGDQHKDQDQKFISPYKLVVAYARKSPDIVNNVMIETPHQKLLKGLN; encoded by the exons ATGAATCAGGCCTCACTCTACCAGAACGCCAACCAGGTGCAGCGTCACGATGCGAAGCTGATCCTTGAGGAGTTCGCCTCGACGCTTCAATGGCGATCGGATGGAGAGGATGCGCTCCTGGATGTGGGCTCTGGATCGGGTAATGTGCTGATGGACTTTGTGAAGCCACTGATGCCGCAAGGTGCCCAGTTGGTGGGCACTGATATCTCCAGCCAAATGGTGGGCTTCGCCAGTAAGCATTACCAGACGGAGGAGCGAACACAGTTCCGAGTGCTGGACATTGGCTGCAAACGACTGCCGCAGGAGTTGAGTGGAAGATTCGATCATGTCACCTCGTTCTACTGCCTCCACTGGGTGCAGAACCTGCGTGGAGCCTTAGGCAACATCTACGATCTCTTGAGACCGGAAGGTGGTGATTGCCTGCTTGTGTTCCTCGCCTCCAATCCCGTGTATGAGGTGTACAAAATCCTTCAGTTGAATGAGAAGTGGTCGGGCTACATGCAGGATGTCGAGCAATTCATCTCCCCACTGCACTACAGTTCCAATCCTGGTGAGGAGTTCAGTCAGCTGCTCAACGAAGTGGGTTTCATACAGCATAATGTGGAGATTCGTAGCGAGGTTTTTGTCTACGAGGGTGTCAGGACCCTGAAAG ATAATGTCAAAGCAATTTGTCCTTTCCTGGAACGTATGCCAGCGGCTCTGCATGAAGATTTCCTGGATGATTTTATACAGATTGTAATTTCCATGAATCTCCAGCAGGGCGATCAGCATAAGGACCAGGATCAGAAGTTTATATCCCCATATAAGCTTGTTGTTGCCTACGCTCGCAAGTCACCAGATATTGTGAACAATGTTATGATTGAGACTCCACATCAGAAGCTCCTCAAGGGTCTGAAttag